The Candidatus Dormiibacterota bacterium genome includes a region encoding these proteins:
- a CDS encoding GNAT family N-acetyltransferase → MRIQVRDYEPDDADGVALLCVELGCASLTDPHVVDRVFCAPGVSAVVAVHRNEVVGFAQAQGDGLLQSHLSVLAVAPAHRRRGVARRLVQTVFAATGTLRMDVVTDSADAFVRTLPHQAMSGYRVHPGTNR, encoded by the coding sequence ATGCGGATCCAGGTGCGCGACTACGAGCCCGACGACGCCGACGGTGTCGCGCTGCTGTGCGTCGAGCTGGGGTGTGCGTCGCTCACCGATCCGCACGTGGTCGACCGAGTGTTCTGCGCACCGGGCGTCAGTGCGGTGGTCGCCGTCCACCGCAACGAGGTCGTCGGCTTCGCGCAGGCCCAGGGCGACGGCCTGCTGCAGTCGCACCTCAGCGTGCTCGCGGTGGCTCCGGCGCACCGGCGCCGTGGGGTCGCCCGCAGGCTCGTCCAGACGGTGTTCGCCGCCACCGGGACGCTGCGCATGGACGTGGTCACCGACTCCGCCGACGCCTTCGTCCGCACCCTGCCGCACCAGGCGATGTCCGGGTACCGGGTCCACCCCGGCACCAACCGCTGA